One Rhinopithecus roxellana isolate Shanxi Qingling chromosome 7, ASM756505v1, whole genome shotgun sequence DNA segment encodes these proteins:
- the MCTS1 gene encoding malignant T-cell-amplified sequence 1 isoform X1 — protein MFKKFDEKENVSNCIQLKTSVIKGIKNQLIEQFPGIEPWLNQIMPKKDPVKIVRCHEHIEILTVNGELLFFRQREGPFYPTLRLLHKYPFILPHQQVDKGAIKFVLSGANIMCPGLTSPGAKLYPAAVDTIVAIMAEGKQHALCVGVMKMSAEDIEKVNKGIGIENIHYLNDGLWHMKTYK, from the exons ATGTTCAAGAA atttgatgaaaaagaaaatgtgtccaACTGCATCCAGTTGAAAACTTCTGTTATTAAGGGTATTAAGAATCAATTGATAGAGCAATTTCCAGGTATTGAACCATGGCTTAATCAAATCATGCCTAAGAAAGATCCTGTCAAAATAGTCCGATG CCATGAACATATAGAAATTCTTACAGTAAATGGAGAATTACTGTTTTTTAGACAAAGAGAAGGGCCTTTTTATCCAACCCTAAGATTACTTCACAAAt atCCTTTTATCCTGCCACACCAGCAGGTTGATAAAGGAGCCATCAAATTTGTACTCAGTGGAGCAAATATCATGTGTCCAGGCTTAACTTCTCCTGGAGCTAAGCTTTACCCTGCTGCAGTAGATACCATTGTT gctatcatggcagaaggaaaacagCATGCTCTATGTGTTGGAGTCATGAAGATGTCTGCAGAAGACAT TGAGAAAGTCAACAAAGGAATTGGCATTGAAAATATCCATTATTTAAATGATGGGCTGTGGCATATGAAGACATATAAATGA
- the MCTS1 gene encoding malignant T-cell-amplified sequence 1 isoform X2 → MFKKFDEKENVSNCIQLKTSVIKGIKNQLIEQFPGIEPWLNQIMPKKDPVKIVRCHEHIEILTVNGELLFFRQREGPFYPTLRLLHKYPFILPHQQVDKGAIKFVLSGANIMCPGLTSPGAKLYPAAVDTIVAIMAEGKQHALCVGVMKMSAEDMKPVKPILSSGLWSF, encoded by the exons ATGTTCAAGAA atttgatgaaaaagaaaatgtgtccaACTGCATCCAGTTGAAAACTTCTGTTATTAAGGGTATTAAGAATCAATTGATAGAGCAATTTCCAGGTATTGAACCATGGCTTAATCAAATCATGCCTAAGAAAGATCCTGTCAAAATAGTCCGATG CCATGAACATATAGAAATTCTTACAGTAAATGGAGAATTACTGTTTTTTAGACAAAGAGAAGGGCCTTTTTATCCAACCCTAAGATTACTTCACAAAt atCCTTTTATCCTGCCACACCAGCAGGTTGATAAAGGAGCCATCAAATTTGTACTCAGTGGAGCAAATATCATGTGTCCAGGCTTAACTTCTCCTGGAGCTAAGCTTTACCCTGCTGCAGTAGATACCATTGTT gctatcatggcagaaggaaaacagCATGCTCTATGTGTTGGAGTCATGAAGATGTCTGCAGAAGACAT GAAGCCAGTGAAACCTATTTTGTCTTCAGGATTGTGGTCTTTCTGA